A DNA window from Rhineura floridana isolate rRhiFlo1 chromosome 11, rRhiFlo1.hap2, whole genome shotgun sequence contains the following coding sequences:
- the LOC133366551 gene encoding histone H3, which translates to MARTKQTARKSTGGKAPRKQLATKAARKSAPATGGVKKPHRYRPGTVALREIRRYQKSTELLIRKLPFQRLVREIAQDFKTDLRFQSSAVMALQEASEAYLVGLFEDTNLCAIHAKRVTIMPKDIQLARRIRGERA; encoded by the coding sequence ATGGCTCGTACTAAGCAGACAGCTCGGAAGTCCACTGGTGGGAAAGCACCTCGTAAGCAATTGGCTACTAAAGCTGCTCGGAAGAGCGCCCCAGCCACCGGCGGAGTGAAGAAGCCTCATCGCTACCGCCCTGGGACTGTCGCCCTGAGAGAGATTCGGCGCTACCAAAAGTCAACCGAGCTTCTCATCCGCAAGCTGCCTTTCCAGCGCCTGGTGCGAGAAATTGCCCAGGACTTCAAAACTGATCTGCGCTTCCAGAGTTCCGCTGTTATGGCCTTGCAGGAGGCGAGCGAGGCTTACCTGGTGGGTCTTTTCGAGGACACCAACCTGTGCGCCATCCACGCCAAGCGAGTTACCATCATGCCCAAGGATATCCAGCTGGCTCGCCGCATCCGCGGAGAAAGGGCTTAG
- the PDZD11 gene encoding PDZ domain-containing protein 11, whose protein sequence is MDIGGGGCGRISYDDYPVVFLPPYESPPAWIPPHERIYHSDYNNELTQFLPRTIVLKKPPGAQLGFNIRGGKASQLGIFISKVIPDSDAHRAGLQEGDQVLAVNDVDFQDIEHSKAVEILKTAREIIMRVRFFPYNYQRQKERTVH, encoded by the exons ATGGATATTGGAGGAGGAGGCTGTGGCCGGATTTCGTATGATGACTATCCCGTGGTGTTCCTGCCTCCCTATGAAAGCCCCCCTGCCTGGATTCCTCCTCATGAG AGAATTTATCATTCCGATTATAACAACGAGCTGACTCAGTTCCTGCCTCGGACCATTGTGTTGAAAAAGCCTCCGGGGGCTCAG CTGGGCTTTAATATCCGAGGAGGAAAAGCATCCCAGCTGGGGATCTTCATCTCTAAG GTGATCCCAGATTCAGACGCACATCGAGCCGGATTGCAGGAAGGAGACCAGGTCTTGGCAGTTAATGATGTTGACTTCCAGGATATTGAGCATAGTAAA GCTGTGGAGATCTTGAAAACTGCTCGAGAGATCATTATGAGGGTTCGTTTCTTCCCTTATA ATTACCAGAGGCAGAAGGAGAGAACTGTTCACTAG
- the LOC133366555 gene encoding histone H2B 1/2/3/4/6-like, which translates to MPEPAKSAPVPKKGSKKAITKTQKKGDKKRKKSRKESYSIYVYKVLKQVHPDTGISSKAMSIMNSFVNDIFERIAAEASRLAHYNKRSTITSREIQTAVRLLLPGELAKHAVSEGTKAVTKYTSSK; encoded by the coding sequence ATGCCTGAGCCAGCGAAGTCCGCGCCTGTTCCTAAAAAGGGGTCGAAGAAAGCGATTACAAAGACCCAGAAAAAGGGCGACAAGAAACGCAAGAAGAGCAGGAAGGAAAGTTACTCCATCTACGTCTACAAGGTGCTGAAGCAGGTCCACCCCGACACCGGCATCTCCTCGAAGGCCATGAGCATCATGAACTCCTTCGTCAACGACATCTTCGAGCGCATCGCCGCCGaggcgtcccgcctggcccattACAACAAGCGCTCCACCATCACGTCCCGGGAGATCCAGACTGCGGTGCGTCTCCTGCTGCCAGGGGAGCTGGCCAAACACGCCGTGTCTGAAGGCACCAAAGCCGTCACCAAGTACACCAGTTCCAAGTAA
- the LOC133366548 gene encoding histone H1-like translates to MAEVAPIVAATTALPAVKAPAKKAKKATGGPKSRKLSGPSVTELLTQAVAASKERGGVSLAALKKSLAASGYDVEKNNSRIKLGLKSLVTKGTLLQTKGTGASGSFKLNKKQAEKDKAAKKKQPAAAASKAKKPAGKKAKKAGTAAAKKSVKKVAKKPVSAAKKAAKSPKKSKVTKPKKTTKSPAKPLKPKPKAKPKASKAKLAPKKK, encoded by the coding sequence ATGGCTGAAGTCGCGCCTATTGTCGCCGCTACTACTGCGCTCCCGGCTGTAAAGGCACCCGCCAAAAAGGCCAAGAAGGCGACGGGCGGTCCGAAGTCCCGCAAGCTCTCAGGCCCCAGCGTCACGGAGCTGCTGACCCAGGCGGTGGCGGCCTCCAAGGAGCGCGGCGGGGTCTCCCTGGCCGCGCTGAAGAAGTCCTTGGCGGCCTCCGGCTACGATGTGGAGAAGAACAACAGCCGCATCAAGCTGGGCCTGAAGAGCCTGGTGACCAAAGGGACTCTGCTGCAGACCAAGGGCACCGGTGCCTCGGGCTCCTTCAAGCTCAACAAGAAGCAGGCGGAGAAGGACAAGGCGGCCAAGAAGAAGCAGCCGGCGGCGGCGGCATCCAAAGCCAAGAAGCCCGCAGGCAAGAAGGCGAAGAAAGCGGGAACCGCCGCGGCCAAGAAAAGCGTTAAGAAAGTAGCCAAGAAGCCCGTATCGGCGGCCAAGAAGGCGGCCAAGAGTCCTAAAAAGTCTAAAGTCACCAAGCCCAAGAAGACGACCAAGAGTCCCGCCAAACCTTTGAAGCCTAAACCTAAAGCCAAGCCGAAGGCTTCCAAAGCGAAGCTCGCTCCTAAAAAGAAGTGA